A DNA window from Grus americana isolate bGruAme1 chromosome 27, bGruAme1.mat, whole genome shotgun sequence contains the following coding sequences:
- the LOC129196909 gene encoding olfactory receptor 14A16-like produces HYGTLLGSRACVHMAAAAWGSGFLNAVLHTANTFSIPLCHGNAVEQFFCEVPQILKLSCSDAYVREVGLLILSCFLALGCFVFIVVSYVQIFRAVLRIPSEQGRHKAFSMCLPHLAVVSLSISTGMFAYLKPPSISYPSLDLVVAVLYLLVPPSANPLIYSMRNQELKGAVQTLMTRCFSEAIYCLTSSPYHF; encoded by the coding sequence cactacgggaccctcctgggcagcagagcttgtgtccacatggcagcagctgcctggggcagtgggtttctcaatgctgtgctgcacacggccaatacattttcaattCCACTCTGCCATGGTAATGCTGTAgaacagttcttctgtgaagttccccagatcctcaagctctcctgctcagatgcctacgtcagggaagttgggcttcttatattaagttgttttttagcacttgggtgttttgttttcattgtggtgtcctatgtgcagatcttcagggctgtgctgaggatcccctctgagcagggacggcacaaagccttttccatgtgcctccctcacctggctgtggtctccctgtCCATCAGCACTGGAAtgtttgcctacctgaagcccccctccatctcttacccatccctggacctggtggtggccgTTCTGTACTTGCTGGTACCTCCATCAGcgaaccccctcatctacagcatgaggaaccaggagctcaagggtGCAGTTCAGACACTGATGACTAGATGTTTTTCGGAAGCAATATACTGCCTGACATCTTCTCCATATCATTTTTAA
- the LOC129196910 gene encoding olfactory receptor 11A1-like, which produces MAEGERDNGTASMDFVLLGIRDVPTLQYLLFLLLLMICSVTMIGNILIVVLVVADRHLHTPMYFFLGNLSSLETCYSSTILPRLLASFLSGDSSISAHGCMAQFYFFASLATTECYLLAAMSYDRYLAICQPLLYASLMTWKVSLHLAAASWLGGSLLLVVVTVFLSQLQFCGPKAIDQFFCDFTPLLELTCSDTRVLRLATRLLCVLDLIFPFLFMLASYVCIIAAILRIPSSTGRQKAFSTCSSHLTVVTVFYGTLFVVYMLSRTGPLRQLNKVFSFFYTILTPLVNPLIYSLRNSEVKEAIRKVLRRALACTQSSCSLGDAGKRCF; this is translated from the coding sequence ATGGCCGAAGGGGAAAGGGACAATGGGACAGCATCCATGGATTTTGTGCTGCTGGGAATACGTGATGTCCCCACGCTCCAGTacctgctctttctcctcttgcttaTGATCTGCTCAGTCACCATGATTGGGAACATCCTCATTGttgtgctggtggtggcagacCGGCATCtgcacacccccatgtacttcttcctgggCAATCTGTCCTCCTTGGAGACCTGCTACAGCTCCACCATCCTGCCTCGGTTGCTGGCCAGCTTCTTGTCTGGGgacagcagcatctctgctcacGGCTGCATGGCTCAGTTCTACTTCTTTGCTTCCCTTGCAACTACTGAGTGTTACCTTCTGGCGGCCATGTCCTACGATCGGTACTTGGCCATATGCCAGCCTCTGCTCTACGCCAGCCTCATGACCTGGAAGGTCTCTTTACACCTGGCAGCTGCATCTTGGctagggggttcactgctgctggtggtagTCACAGTGTTCTTATCCCAGTTGCAGTTCTGTGGCCCCAAGGCAAttgaccagttcttctgtgattTTACCCCATTGCTGGAGCTCACCTGCAGTGACACCAGAGTGCTCAGGCTGGCAACACGTCTACTATGTGTTCTGGATCTAATATTTCCATTCCTGTTCATGCTGGCCTCCTACGTGTGCATCATAGCTGCCATCCTGAGGATCCCGTCCAGCACAGGCAGACAGAAGGCCTTCTCTACCTGCTCCTCTCACCTCACTGTTGTCACTGTTTTCTATGGCACCCTCTTTGTTGTCTACATGCTGTCTAGAACAGGCCCGCTGAGGCAGCTCAACAAAGTGTTCTCCTTTTTCTACACCATCCTGACGCCCCTGGTCAATCCCCTCATCTACAGCCTGCGGAACAGCGAGGTCAAGGAGGCCATCAGGAAAGTGCTCAGGAGAGCCCTGGCCTGCACCCAGAGCTCATGCTCCCTTGGTGACGCAGGCAAAAGATGCTTCTAG